The following are from one region of the Ptychodera flava strain L36383 chromosome 15, AS_Pfla_20210202, whole genome shotgun sequence genome:
- the LOC139151302 gene encoding soluble calcium-activated nucleotidase 1-like: MLNSNSTMRYTGSSKTLRVRPRLVIVAVVASVLFVAFIVLSSGRSTAERHRAVTTATSFGDKLRQSVKYNTTYPLSAAQLTATGYKYRIGVISDLDHSSKVKDKDNTWESYFKRGYITINKQRDQVLVEWDDEVVKLRSGLAQGGRSMELSELQVFNGKLYSVDDRTGVVYQIEGDTAIPWVILPDGDGSAAKGFKGEWMLVKDKVLLVGGLGKEWTTTSGELVNLNPQWVKAITPDGAVHHLSWVQNYNTMRKYAGYEWPGYMIHEAGVWSNFHQKWFFLPRRASTERYEELADEKRATNLIISCTETFTNCNVRRIGALNPTHGFSSFKFIPGTDDTIIAALKTEEDGGQVASYIYVFNINGQIILKEKKIADGMKYEGIEFI; the protein is encoded by the exons ATGTTAAATTCAAATAGTACTATGAGGTATACTGGTTCGAGTAAGACCCTGAGAGTGCGGCCCCGGCTGGTAATCGTAGCTGTAGTGGCTTCGGTTTTATTTGTGGCATTCATTGTGCTTTCAAGCGGTAGAAGTACAGCTGAGAGACACAGAGCAGTGACAACAGCCACGTCGTTCGGTGACAAGCTCAGACAGAGCGTCAAGTACAACACCACGTACCCGCTGAGCGCCGCTCAGCTGACAGCCACCGGTTACAAATACCGCATAGGCGTCATCTCTGATTTGGACCactcctcgaaagtgaaggacaAAGACAACACCTGGGAGAGCTACTTCAAACGAGGGTACATCACCATTAACAAGCAGAGGGACCAAGTTCTAGTGGAATGGGACGACGAGGTGGTGAAATTGAGGTCTGGCCTGGCCCAGGGCGGGCGTTCAATGGAACTGTCGGAGTTGCAGGTTTTCAATGGGAAATTATACAGCGTTGATGACAGGACAGGGGTGGTGTATCAAATTGAAGGTGACACCGCAATACCGTGGGTGATTTTGCCTGATGGAGACGGGTCGGCCGCAAAAG GATTCAAGGGAGAATGGATGTTGGTAAAAGATAAAGTGTTACTTGTTGGAGGACTGGGTAAAGAATGGACAACAACCAGTGGGGAGTTGGTCAACCTCAATCCACAGTGGGTGAAAGCTATAACTCCAGATGGCGCTGTTCATCACCTCAGCTGGGTTCAGAATTACAACACTATGAGGAAATATGCTGGCTATGAGTGGCCAG GATACATGATTCATGAGGCTGGCGTATGGAGCAACTTCCACCAGAAATGGTTCTTTCTACCTCGTCGCGCCAGTACAGAACGATACGAGGAACTAGCCGACGAAAAACGTGCCACAAACCTGATAATCAGCTGTACAGAGACCTTTACAAACTGTAACGTCCGACGAATCGGTGCCTTAAATCCAACCCATGGGTTCTcttcatttaaatttattcctGGAACTGATGATACCATAATCGCAGCTTTGAAAACCGAGGAAGACGGCGGACAAGTTGCAAGCtacatttatgtttttaatataaatggacaaattattttaaaagaaaaaaaaatagcaGATGGGATGAAATACGAAGGAATAGAATTTATTTGA
- the LOC139151299 gene encoding phosphatidylinositol N-acetylglucosaminyltransferase subunit A-like: MDNRFGNKYCICMVSDFFFPNTGGVESHIYQLSQCLIERGHKVIVVTHAYGKRSGIRYMTNNLKVYYLPFMPFYNQCILPTLFTTLPLIRYICIREQVDIVHGHSAFSSLAHEAMFHGRMMGIKTVFTDHSLFGFADASSIITNKVLKISLADVNHAICVSHTSKENTVLRARLNPSKVSVIPNAVDATIFTPDVTKRSAKRIVIVVVSRLVYRKGMDLLAGIIPQICSRHSDVDFIIGGDGPKRLDLEEVREKYQLHDRVEMLGAVEHSNVKNVLNRGDIFINTSLTEAFCIAIVEAACCGLQVVSTKVGGVPEVLPEDLITLAEPTVEALVAALEISISLKRTGRAPKADVVHRKVKSLYTWHNVAYRTEKVYNSIIKDEEGDVADKLLCYNKVGPVAGKLCVLLAVINYIFYLLLEWLVPRQNIDCAVDVVKTEDTQPLTRSRSLKQPLHFR; encoded by the exons ATGGACAATCGTTTCGGAAATAAGTATTGTATATG CATGGTTTCTGATTTCTTTTTCCCGAACACCGGAGGAGTAGAAAGCCACATTTACCAATTATCTCAATGTCTGATAGAAAGAGGACACAAG GTTATAGTTGTAACTCATGCCTACGGTAAGAGAAGTGGAATCCGGTACATGACAAATAATCTAAAG GTTTACTACCTACCGTTTATGccattttacaatcaatgtatCCTTCCGACGTTGTTCACAACGCTCCCTTTGATAAGGTACATATGCATCCGAGAACAGGTGGATATTGTACACGGCCATTCG GCATTCTCTAGTTTGGCTCATGAAGCCATGTTTCATGGTAGGATGATGGGAATCAAGACAGTCTTCACTGACCATTCCCTGTTTGGCTTTGCCGATGCTAGCTCCATAATAACCAACAAGGTTCTGAAAATCTCCTTGGCAGATGTCAATCATGCCATATGCGTCTCCCACACAAG TAAAGAAAACACAGTTTTGAGAGCCCGTTTGAATCCTTCCAAAGTGTCAGTTATTCCAAACGCAGTGGATGCCACCATATTCACACCAGACGTGACAAAACGCAGCGCAAAGAGAA TTGTCATTGTAGTGGTGAGTCGCCTGGTCTACAGGAAAGGCATGGATTTGCTTGCCGGCATTATTCCACAGATTTGTTCCAGACATTCCGACGTGGATTTCATCATAG GTGGAGATGGACCGAAAAGATTAGACTTGGAAGAAGTGAGAGAGAAATATCAACTACACGACAGAGTTGAAATGTTAGGAGCTGTCGAACATAGTAATGTGAAAAAT GTTTTAAACAGGGgtgatattttcataaatacgtCTCTAACAGAGGCCTTCTGCATCGCTATCGTAGAGGCAGCATGTTGTGG TCTACAGGTTGTCAGTACCAAAGTTGGTGGTGTGCCTGAAGTCTTGCCTGAAGATCTGATAACACTGGCAGAACCAACAGTTGAAG CACTGGTGGCAGCTCTTGAAATCAGCATCAGTCTGAAAAGAACAGGCCGTGCACCCAAGGCAGACGTAGTACACAGGAAAGTGAAATCTCTCTACACTTGGCACAATGTGGCATACAGAACGGAGAAG GTTTACAACAGCATCATTAAAGACGAAGAGGGTGACGTCGCTGACAAGTTACTGTGTTACAACAAAGTTGGTCCAGTGGCTGGCAAACTGTGTGTGTTACTGGCCGTGATCAATTACATATTTTATCTACTGCTGGAATGGCTGGTACCACGACAG AATATTGACTGTGCAGTGGATGTTGTGAAGACAGAAGACACACAGCCCTTGACAAGATCAAGAAGTTTAAAACAGCCACTACACTTCAGGTGA